The nucleotide sequence GATAATTGGTTTATCGATAGTCGCACCTATATAGGAGATTTTTATTATCTTTCTGCCTTTCTTCTGAATGAATTCAACCTCGGTCTCCTCCTCTGGAATCAGATGTTTTATAAATTCCTGGGTAATGATAGTCTGAGGATTGGAAAATATCTTTGTAACCTCCCCTTCTTCTACGACATTTCCTCCACCTAAAACAGCTACTTTATTGCATGAATCTCTGATAACTTCCATTTGATGGGTTATTAAAATGATAGTTAAATTTAATTTTTTCTGTATATCCTTTAATAAATTTAGGATGTTCTTGGTAGTTTTTGGATCTAGTGCACTGGTAGCTTCATCTGAAAGAAGGACTTTTGGATGATTAGCTAAAGCTCTAGCGATAGCGACTCTTTGTTTTTGTCCCCCGGATAACTGGGCTGGATAGCTATCAATCTTATCTTCTAATTCTACTAATTTTAGGAGTTCTATAATCCTGGGTTTTATCTTTTCCTTGGGATAATTAGCAACTTCTAAAGCAAAAGCTATGTTACCTCCTACACTCCTTGAATTCATCAGGTTGAAGTGTTGGAAGATCATCCCTGTTTTTTTCCTGTATTCCTGCAACTCAGAATTATTAAAACCTAGGATATCTTTTTTATCTACTATGATCTCTCCGCTGGTTGGTTCTTCTAATCTATTTAGGAGTCTTATAAGAGTTGATTTTCCAGCCCCACTGAGGCCGATAATCCCGTAGAAGTCCCCTTTTTTTATGTGTAAATTGATATTTTTTAGTGCGTCGACACTGATACTATTGCTAGTGTAAGTTTTTTTGATGTTTTTAATCTGAATCATAATCTTATCTCCTTTTAAAATTTTTAATAAAAAGCAACGTGACGTTGCATCCATAATAAGCGTCAATTAAAGATTTTATAAAATTTAGGTTATATAATAATCTGTAATTTCCTAGCTAATAAAAAAAGCCTGTGGCGTCTACCACAGGCTTTCGTAATTGCTTGAAAGATGTTTGGCAGACTCATGTAATTAATTACAAAATGAGTCTGCCCTTAAATTAAATAATTTAAGTTACAAACCCTTCCAAAGCATCATCATCATATTTAATTGTCTGAATTCAAAATTTCTCATAACAATCTTCCTCGCTTAATAATTTTTTTTAGATAATAACATGGTTTTTTGGAGATGTAAAGAAAAAACTAAAAAAAAATACTTTAGTGTTATTTTTTTCATATGAAAAGAGGATAAAGTATTTGTTTTTAGTATCGCAGATTTTAGAACTTAAAATTATACAAAATAAGGTTAACATAGGAGTGTACTTGTTATATACTATGTATTATGTGATATGACAAATTTTTGAGGTGAGACATGAGGATAGCACTTATAGGATGCGGAGGAGTTGGGAAATCATTTTTAAAATTAATGGGAGAAAACAATAAATATTCCATAAAAAAAGAATTAACAATAAATTATATATTAGGTTCCAAGGGTGGGATTTATAATGATAAAGGAATTAATTGTTTAGAGGTTTTAAATTTTTTAGAATTAAACAATAAAATATATGAATATCCACATGGTGGAAGAGAAGATATTGATTTTGAATTCCTCATGGGAAAACTGGATATAGATATCCTTGTTGAATTAACTCCTACAAATAAAGATACGGGAGAACCTGCAATAACTTATATGAGGAGAGTATTAAAAAAAGGAATTCATGTGGTTACGGGGAATAAAGGGCCGATATTATTAGCTTATAACGAATTAAATACTTTAGCATCCCAAAATAGTGTACAACTAGGTATAGGGTGTACTACAGGAGGAGCATTACCGTCAATAAATGCTGGGCTTATAGATATGGCAGGAGCTAAAATATTATCAATTGAAGGGGTTTTAAATGGAAGTACTAATTTTATATTAAGAGAGATGGCAGAATCTAAAGTCGAATATTCAACAGCACTGGAAAAAGCTCAAAAATTGGGGATAGCAGAAACTGATCCAAGTTTAGATGTAGATGGATGGGATACTGCTTCAAAACTACTTATTTTAACCAATGTTCTTATGGGTCAGGAGAAAAAAATGGAAGATATTGCAGTAGAGGGAATAACTAATTTAAATATTAAAGATATTGAAACTGCAATGGAAAACAGGGAAAAATATAAACTAATAGGGAAAACTCAAATTACAGATGGAAAATATATAATGACTGTCAAACCCGAAAGAATAAAGAGTGATCATCCTCTATATGGTGTAGAAGGAAAAAATAAAGCTGTTAAATATACTTCTGATACATTAGGGGATTTAACAGTTATAGGAGGTGCCTCAGGAACACTTCCTGCAGCGGCTTCAATTTATAGAGATATAATTAATATCGTGAGAGGGTATAAATTTTCTAATTGAAATTAACCTTTAAAAATAAGAGAATGTTTTATTATAATTAGGAGGAAAGATGAAATTAACAGATATTTTTGAACATTTTAAACCCCATAAAAAATTGTTTATCTTGGATTTTACAAGTGCATTTTTTATGGCAATGATAGATTTGGCGTTCCCGGTGTTTACCCAGAGGATAATAGACGTAGAGCTGCCAAATAAAAATTATAAATTTTTTATAATTTTGATCGTAATTTTGGTAATCCTACAGGGAATAAGAGCTATTTTGGCCTATATAGTGACCTATTACGGGCACAAGATGGGGGTAAATATAAGATACGATATGAGAAATAAACTATTTCGTCACTTGCAGAAATTATCCCTGTCTTACTATGATAATGCTAAAACAGGAACGATAATGTCCAGAGTTATGGGAGATCTTGAGATATTGTCTGAGCTTGCTCACCACGGTCCTGAAGATCTATTTATAATAATAGTTACCTTCATAGGTTCATTTATCTTGATGATAAATCTAAATGTTACTTTGACTTTAGTAGTGTTTGCAATCCTACCTTTTTATATCTATTTTGTGATTAAAGAAAACAAAAAGATGAAGAGAGCTTTTAAAGATTATAGGGTAGTGTCGGCAGAAGTTAATTCCCATTTAGAAGATAGTATAGCAGGGGTTAGAGTTGTAAAAGCATTTGGAAATGAAAAAACAAGTTCGAAAAACTTTGACGGATATAATAAAAAAGTAGCAGACAGTTTGATGAAGGCGTTTGAGCCAATAAGTATATTGACTAGTGCAACTGGGTTATTTTCTGGTGGAATCCAAATTATAATCTTGGTCCTAGGTGGAACTATGGTGATGAAAGGGCAATTGACAATAGGTATATTGATTGCTTTTTTACTCTTTGTAAACAGGTTTTTAGACCCAATAAAGAGAATTATTTCATTTTTAGAGATGTACCAACAAGGAACTGTGGGTTATGAAAGATTTTGTGAGGTTATGGATATCGATCCCGATATAAAAGATAGTGAAGGAGCTAAAAATTTAGAAGACATTTCAGGAAATTTAGAGTTTAAATCTGTAGATTTTTCATATAATGACGGAGAAGTAATCTTGAAAGACTTTAATTTAGATATAAAAGCTGGAGAAAAGGTAGCTTTAGTTGGTCCTAGTGGAGCCGGAAAATCTACAATATGCAGTTTGTTGCCGAGATTTTATGATGTAAGCCGTGGG is from Psychrilyobacter atlanticus DSM 19335 and encodes:
- a CDS encoding methionine ABC transporter ATP-binding protein is translated as MIQIKNIKKTYTSNSISVDALKNINLHIKKGDFYGIIGLSGAGKSTLIRLLNRLEEPTSGEIIVDKKDILGFNNSELQEYRKKTGMIFQHFNLMNSRSVGGNIAFALEVANYPKEKIKPRIIELLKLVELEDKIDSYPAQLSGGQKQRVAIARALANHPKVLLSDEATSALDPKTTKNILNLLKDIQKKLNLTIILITHQMEVIRDSCNKVAVLGGGNVVEEGEVTKIFSNPQTIITQEFIKHLIPEEETEVEFIQKKGRKIIKISYIGATIDKPIISQLIRKFDIDISILAGSINKLVTKSVGYLILELSGEMEKQLKSIEWLKQNKLGIEVLYNG
- a CDS encoding homoserine dehydrogenase, translating into MRIALIGCGGVGKSFLKLMGENNKYSIKKELTINYILGSKGGIYNDKGINCLEVLNFLELNNKIYEYPHGGREDIDFEFLMGKLDIDILVELTPTNKDTGEPAITYMRRVLKKGIHVVTGNKGPILLAYNELNTLASQNSVQLGIGCTTGGALPSINAGLIDMAGAKILSIEGVLNGSTNFILREMAESKVEYSTALEKAQKLGIAETDPSLDVDGWDTASKLLILTNVLMGQEKKMEDIAVEGITNLNIKDIETAMENREKYKLIGKTQITDGKYIMTVKPERIKSDHPLYGVEGKNKAVKYTSDTLGDLTVIGGASGTLPAAASIYRDIINIVRGYKFSN
- a CDS encoding ABC transporter ATP-binding protein produces the protein MKLTDIFEHFKPHKKLFILDFTSAFFMAMIDLAFPVFTQRIIDVELPNKNYKFFIILIVILVILQGIRAILAYIVTYYGHKMGVNIRYDMRNKLFRHLQKLSLSYYDNAKTGTIMSRVMGDLEILSELAHHGPEDLFIIIVTFIGSFILMINLNVTLTLVVFAILPFYIYFVIKENKKMKRAFKDYRVVSAEVNSHLEDSIAGVRVVKAFGNEKTSSKNFDGYNKKVADSLMKAFEPISILTSATGLFSGGIQIIILVLGGTMVMKGQLTIGILIAFLLFVNRFLDPIKRIISFLEMYQQGTVGYERFCEVMDIDPDIKDSEGAKNLEDISGNLEFKSVDFSYNDGEVILKDFNLDIKAGEKVALVGPSGAGKSTICSLLPRFYDVSRGEIIIDGVDVKMITQNSLRKNIGIVQQDVYLFHGTIGDNIGLGKIDASEDEIERAASMANALEFINELPNGMNTLVGERGVKLSGGQKQRISIARIFLKNPKILILDEATSALDNQTEKYIQDSLAKLSEGRTTLTIAHRLTTIKNSDNIIYLDKDGIQEEGTHEELIEKKGKYEKLYNSEFHGFV